Proteins from one Blattabacterium cuenoti genomic window:
- a CDS encoding MATE family efflux transporter, giving the protein MIGFLGKNALASVSLANSVFFIIVIFGLGISTAISSLTASIDAKQEYKKGAIIFCHGLIINLFLSIFMYGITYAFSYIFPYLGQPKEILNETISFLKIIAISFIPWMIFEVFRKFSEGLSLVIPSLIVTWTSALINIILNYIFLNGICSFPKLGSIGVAYSTLISRIIMLIGILILLYRYKKISYYYNCLRFKYFFLKKKYLKEILKIGIPSGLHMLFEMSAFSISSFISGRCGIKVLAAHQIVISLVSSTFLLSTGLSAAATVRIGNQFALKNYSELRKVGTSILFMGFIFMLICSTLFFFFRKNIPYFYIKNDHEVVLIAEKMILIASFFQLSDGLQGIILGALRGLQDVHIPMWISFFSYCIIALPSAWLFSMKIGGQGIWIGLGLGLTISAMLLFIRYEIITKNLQNK; this is encoded by the coding sequence ATGATAGGTTTTTTGGGAAAAAACGCTTTAGCTTCAGTTTCATTGGCTAATTCTGTTTTTTTTATTATAGTTATTTTTGGATTGGGAATATCAACTGCCATTTCTTCTTTAACAGCATCCATAGATGCCAAACAAGAATATAAAAAAGGAGCTATCATTTTTTGTCATGGATTAATTATAAATCTTTTTTTATCCATATTTATGTATGGAATAACTTATGCATTTTCCTATATTTTTCCATATTTAGGACAACCTAAAGAAATATTGAATGAAACTATATCTTTTTTAAAGATAATAGCTATTTCTTTTATTCCATGGATGATATTTGAAGTTTTTAGAAAATTTTCGGAAGGATTATCTTTGGTAATACCAAGTCTTATAGTTACTTGGACTTCCGCTTTGATTAACATAATATTAAATTATATATTTCTTAATGGAATTTGTTCCTTTCCAAAATTAGGATCTATAGGTGTCGCTTATTCCACTCTTATTTCTCGGATTATTATGTTAATAGGAATTTTAATTTTATTATATAGATATAAAAAAATATCTTATTATTACAACTGTCTTCGTTTTAAATATTTTTTTTTGAAAAAAAAATACTTAAAAGAAATCCTCAAAATAGGAATTCCTTCTGGATTACATATGTTATTTGAAATGAGTGCTTTTTCTATTTCTTCTTTTATATCAGGAAGATGTGGAATTAAGGTTTTAGCAGCTCATCAAATAGTTATTAGTTTAGTTTCTTCTACTTTCTTGCTAAGTACAGGTCTTTCTGCAGCAGCTACAGTAAGGATAGGAAATCAATTTGCTTTAAAAAATTATTCTGAACTAAGAAAAGTGGGAACATCTATTCTTTTTATGGGGTTTATTTTCATGTTAATCTGTAGTACTTTATTTTTTTTCTTTCGAAAAAATATTCCTTACTTTTATATAAAAAACGATCATGAAGTTGTACTAATTGCAGAAAAAATGATTTTAATTGCCAGTTTTTTTCAATTATCTGATGGCTTACAAGGTATTATTCTTGGAGCTTTAAGAGGATTGCAAGATGTTCATATTCCCATGTGGATTAGTTTTTTTTCTTATTGCATTATTGCTTTACCTTCGGCTTGGTTATTTTCTATGAAAATAGGAGGACAAGGGATTTGGATAGGATTAGGGTTAGGTCTTACTATATCAGCTATGTTACTTTTTATAAGGTATGAAATTATCACTAAAAATTTACAAAATAAATAA
- the miaA gene encoding tRNA (adenosine(37)-N6)-dimethylallyltransferase MiaA: MNKKSIIFILGPTCVGKTEISLFLAKKLETEILSCDSRQFYKELRIGTSMPTLEELSSIPHHFIGHLSIHHVYNAKLFEIDCLKKINKLFKKKSILIIVGGSGLYEKAITEGLSTLPKIDSSIRNNLIFHFKKNGISFLHEEFKKIQLKIKDKENKSIIDIYNPIRLIRYLEIVKSTGHHPSFFFEKKPKKRNFFVFKIGLIIPRNEIYYRINNRVENMMKKGLLDEAKVYYCHRNLNSLQTIGYKELFELFSRSEEKICLNETIEKIKINTRRYAKRQLTWYRKDPSIIWFNPKEKNKIFDFILKKIVGNTGFEPVTSCL; this comes from the coding sequence TTGAATAAGAAATCTATTATTTTTATATTAGGACCAACATGTGTAGGAAAAACTGAAATTTCCTTATTTTTAGCTAAAAAACTAGAAACCGAAATTTTATCTTGTGATTCTAGACAATTTTATAAAGAACTAAGAATAGGAACTTCTATGCCTACTTTAGAAGAACTTTCTAGTATCCCTCATCATTTTATAGGGCATTTAAGCATTCATCATGTTTATAATGCTAAATTATTTGAAATAGACTGTTTAAAAAAAATTAATAAATTATTTAAAAAAAAATCTATTTTAATTATAGTTGGGGGATCTGGTTTATATGAAAAAGCTATAACAGAAGGGTTATCAACCCTACCTAAAATAGATTCAAGCATTAGAAATAATTTGATTTTTCATTTTAAAAAAAATGGAATATCTTTTTTACATGAAGAATTTAAAAAAATTCAATTAAAAATAAAGGATAAAGAGAATAAATCTATAATAGATATTTATAACCCTATTCGTTTAATCCGATATTTAGAAATAGTAAAATCTACAGGACATCATCCTTCATTTTTTTTTGAAAAAAAACCAAAAAAAAGAAATTTTTTTGTATTTAAAATAGGATTGATTATTCCTAGAAATGAAATCTATTATAGAATAAATAATAGAGTAGAAAATATGATGAAAAAAGGATTGTTAGATGAAGCAAAGGTATATTATTGTCATAGAAATTTAAATAGTTTACAAACTATAGGTTATAAAGAACTTTTTGAGCTTTTTTCCAGGTCCGAAGAAAAAATTTGTTTGAATGAAACTATAGAAAAAATAAAAATAAATACTAGGAGATATGCTAAAAGACAGTTAACCTGGTACAGAAAAGATCCTTCTATCATATGGTTCAATCCAAAAGAAAAAAATAAGATTTTTGATTTTATTTTAAAAAAAATAGTGGGCAATACTGGATTTGAACCAGTGACCTCCTGCTTGTAA
- a CDS encoding 6-pyruvoyl trahydropterin synthase family protein, with amino-acid sequence MKVTISRKGHFSAAHRLYNGHWNFQKNIEVFGKCAYYHGHNYKYVVSITGEVDVKTGFVFNLQKLKDLLFEEIEEFFDHKNINLDLKEFTSINPTAENIVIFMWNKINKSISKITSYSCLKIILYETENNFVEYDGK; translated from the coding sequence ATGAAAGTAACCATAAGCAGAAAAGGTCATTTTAGCGCTGCTCATAGACTTTATAATGGGCATTGGAATTTTCAAAAAAATATAGAAGTATTCGGAAAATGTGCATATTATCATGGACATAACTATAAATATGTAGTTAGTATAACGGGTGAAGTTGATGTTAAAACAGGATTTGTGTTTAATTTGCAAAAATTAAAAGATCTTCTTTTTGAAGAAATAGAAGAATTTTTTGATCATAAAAATATTAATTTAGACTTAAAGGAATTTACCTCTATAAATCCCACAGCAGAAAATATTGTTATTTTTATGTGGAATAAGATAAATAAGAGTATATCTAAGATAACTTCTTATTCATGTTTAAAAATAATTTTATACGAAACGGAAAATAATTTTGTTGAATATGACGGAAAATAA
- a CDS encoding chorismate-binding protein has protein sequence MKKISIFSLYKKIIKNYWEKNKFVIFRKPYENKIFLYSDSNSDSNKDNFFLIQDFNRDYTIKIVPKKIYCAFIIQKNCFIETNNRPNLIHSIEYKNLLKKSVEKIQKGYFKKVVLSRSIKISFHNFDFKKTFQNLIFSYPNAFISLWYDIHHGFWIGCSPELLMKSRKKKFQTVSLAGTIWGNNKWTKKEMEEHKIVTEYMVHLLKSYKGSLFLGRIESIKMGSLRHLKTNISFSFLENPNYYEILDRLYPTPSICGYPKKESLDFIQKYEGYERSFYTGYIGIVNKKNMELYLHLRCARIQEKKKEITLYAGSGITVDSDINIEYIETEKKVQNIFSQLFFK, from the coding sequence TTGAAAAAAATCAGTATTTTTTCTTTGTACAAAAAAATCATAAAAAATTATTGGGAAAAAAATAAATTTGTTATTTTTAGGAAGCCTTATGAAAATAAGATATTCCTTTATTCTGATTCTAACTCTGATTCTAATAAGGATAATTTTTTTTTAATTCAAGATTTTAATCGTGATTATACTATAAAAATAGTTCCGAAAAAAATTTATTGTGCATTTATTATACAAAAAAATTGCTTTATAGAAACTAATAATCGTCCTAACTTAATTCATTCTATAGAATACAAAAATTTACTAAAAAAATCAGTAGAAAAAATTCAGAAAGGATACTTTAAAAAAGTAGTTTTATCCAGATCTATAAAAATTTCTTTTCATAATTTTGATTTTAAAAAAACTTTTCAAAATTTAATTTTTTCTTATCCAAATGCTTTTATCAGTTTATGGTATGATATCCATCATGGATTTTGGATAGGATGTTCCCCAGAATTACTAATGAAATCTCGTAAAAAAAAATTTCAAACTGTATCTTTAGCAGGAACTATTTGGGGGAATAATAAATGGACAAAGAAAGAGATGGAAGAACATAAAATTGTAACAGAATACATGGTTCATTTATTAAAATCCTATAAAGGATCCCTTTTTTTAGGAAGGATAGAATCCATAAAAATGGGATCCTTAAGACATTTAAAAACTAATATTTCTTTTTCTTTTTTGGAAAATCCTAATTATTATGAAATATTAGATCGCTTATATCCAACTCCTTCTATTTGTGGTTACCCCAAAAAAGAATCTTTAGATTTTATTCAAAAATATGAAGGATATGAAAGGAGTTTTTATACAGGATATATTGGTATTGTAAATAAAAAAAACATGGAGTTATATCTTCATTTGAGATGTGCAAGAATTCAAGAAAAAAAAAAAGAAATTACTTTATACGCTGGTAGTGGAATTACTGTAGATAGTGATATAAATATAGAATATATAGAAACAGAAAAAAAAGTACAAAATATTTTTTCTCAACTTTTTTTTAAATGA
- a CDS encoding PaaI family thioesterase, which translates to MEEKTKKLLKKLNSLKKDTLMNEMFIKFIFLSPKIDFLIAKMPISYKILQPFGYLHGGATVAFAESVGSSLSFMNIKEQENEKVFNIEISANHVRSIKKGMLFAKAKIFHKGKTLHVIQITVFNEKNNIISFCKMTNIIIKKKRK; encoded by the coding sequence ATGGAAGAAAAAACTAAAAAATTATTAAAAAAATTGAATAGTTTAAAAAAAGATACATTGATGAATGAAATGTTTATTAAATTTATTTTTTTATCTCCAAAAATAGATTTTTTAATAGCAAAAATGCCAATAAGCTATAAAATTCTTCAACCTTTCGGTTATTTACATGGAGGAGCAACAGTAGCTTTTGCAGAAAGCGTTGGAAGTTCTTTATCTTTTATGAATATAAAAGAACAAGAAAATGAAAAAGTTTTTAATATTGAAATTTCTGCAAACCATGTTCGATCTATTAAAAAAGGAATGTTATTCGCTAAAGCTAAAATTTTTCATAAAGGAAAAACTTTACATGTTATTCAAATAACAGTTTTTAATGAAAAAAACAACATTATTAGTTTTTGTAAAATGACCAATATTATAATTAAAAAAAAAAGAAAATAA
- the aroC gene encoding chorismate synthase, which translates to MAGNIFGNLFRISTFGESHGVALGGVIDGCPSGLELNLEEIQYELNRRKPGQSSIVTPRNEPDKVNFLSGIFENKTTGTPIGFIVYNKDQKSDDYKHIQDIYRPSHSDFTYESKYGIRDYRGGGRSSARETICRVVAGSIAKQLIKDIKITSYVSSVGEISVKKSYQELDLSRESIEKYSIRCPDSSVAKEMIYKINKIKSKGDTIGGTITCIIENVPKGIGEPVFSKLHSELGKAMLSINAVKGFEYGSGFNGTQLTGSQHNDLFYNKSGKTKTNLSGGIQGGISNGMDIYFRIAFKPVATIMQKQKTLDKYGNFVLMEGKGRHDPCVLPRAIPIVESMTALVLADYWMYAKLSKLNR; encoded by the coding sequence ATGGCAGGAAATATTTTCGGTAATTTATTTAGAATAAGCACTTTTGGAGAAAGTCATGGAGTAGCGTTAGGAGGTGTTATTGATGGATGCCCTTCAGGATTAGAATTAAATTTAGAGGAAATTCAATATGAACTAAATCGAAGAAAACCGGGTCAATCATCTATAGTAACTCCAAGAAATGAACCAGATAAAGTAAATTTTTTATCTGGAATCTTTGAAAATAAAACAACAGGAACTCCTATTGGTTTTATTGTTTATAACAAAGATCAAAAATCTGATGATTATAAACATATTCAAGATATTTATCGTCCATCTCATTCAGATTTTACATACGAAAGTAAATATGGAATTAGAGATTATAGAGGAGGAGGTCGTTCTTCTGCAAGGGAAACGATATGTAGAGTTGTAGCTGGATCTATAGCGAAACAATTAATAAAAGATATAAAAATTACATCCTATGTTTCTTCTGTAGGAGAAATATCAGTTAAAAAATCTTATCAGGAATTAGATTTATCTAGAGAATCAATAGAAAAATATTCTATAAGATGCCCTGATTCATCTGTTGCTAAAGAAATGATATATAAAATTAATAAAATAAAAAGTAAAGGAGATACAATAGGGGGAACAATTACTTGTATAATAGAGAATGTACCAAAAGGTATAGGAGAACCTGTTTTTAGTAAATTACATTCAGAATTAGGAAAAGCAATGCTTTCAATTAATGCAGTAAAAGGATTTGAATATGGAAGCGGATTCAATGGAACTCAACTAACTGGATCTCAACATAATGATCTTTTTTATAATAAAAGTGGAAAAACTAAAACGAATTTATCCGGTGGAATACAAGGAGGAATATCAAATGGAATGGATATTTATTTTAGAATAGCTTTCAAGCCTGTAGCTACAATAATGCAAAAACAAAAAACTCTAGATAAATATGGTAATTTTGTCCTTATGGAAGGAAAAGGTAGACATGATCCTTGTGTTTTACCACGCGCTATTCCTATTGTAGAATCAATGACTGCATTAGTTTTAGCTGATTATTGGATGTATGCGAAATTATCTAAATTAAATAGATAA
- a CDS encoding isopentenyl-diphosphate Delta-isomerase — MKNKIEDNHFTPIPIIGEKNKIVGFEKKEKIHSEGLFHRAVSIFIFNKKNDLMLQKRSSIKYHSSLLWSNTCCSHPRKNESVLIAAHRCLIGEMGFDCFLEQKFCFTYYEVLNNGLIENELDHVFVGFYEKSPVINYKEVEDWKWRSLNKLVEDIHLCPNSYTIWLKIILKNYINKLN, encoded by the coding sequence ATGAAAAATAAAATAGAAGATAATCATTTTACTCCTATACCTATAATAGGAGAAAAAAATAAAATTGTTGGATTTGAAAAAAAAGAAAAAATTCATTCAGAAGGTCTTTTCCATAGGGCTGTTTCTATATTCATTTTTAATAAAAAAAATGATTTAATGTTACAAAAAAGATCTTCAATAAAATACCATTCATCTTTACTTTGGTCTAATACATGTTGCAGTCATCCTAGAAAAAATGAATCAGTATTAATAGCGGCACATCGTTGTTTAATAGGAGAAATGGGATTTGATTGTTTTTTAGAACAAAAATTTTGTTTTACTTATTATGAAGTTCTTAACAATGGGTTAATAGAAAATGAATTAGATCATGTTTTTGTAGGTTTTTATGAAAAATCTCCTGTTATAAATTATAAAGAAGTTGAAGATTGGAAATGGAGATCGTTAAATAAATTGGTGGAAGATATTCATCTTTGTCCAAATTCTTATACAATTTGGTTGAAAATAATTCTTAAAAATTATATTAATAAATTAAATTAA
- a CDS encoding DEAD/DEAH box helicase, producing MKKTFKEYNFFNSSILKALEKIGFQYPTPIQEKIIPLLLSLGEEEERDVIALSQTGTGKTAAFGLPIIQKIDYNITNPQAFVLCPTRELCIQITRDLCRFSKFLSSIKIISLYGGVNIDSQIKLLKNKTHIIIGTPGRVIDLIKRKELHLAKIKYLILDEADEMLNMGFKEELDYIIKMLPKKRQSLLFSATMSKYMNVIAHTYLTDPLEIITGKKNIGADDVKHIYYMVNHISKKYLALKRIVDINPGIYGIIFCSTKKETKEIAEYLIKDGYNADALYGDLSQTQRELVMNKFRNKNLQFLVATDVAARGIDIHNITHVINYNLPKESDIYVHRSGRTGRAGKSGISISIIQTKESKNLKEFERKIGKNFDRIMVPSGKEICEKQLFYFIEKVKKVVVDEKLINNFLPGIQKNLEFFDKEELIKRFSWIEFNRFINYYKNSKDINPIHNNRNNNFRNNNFRKKILSRSKKFKKESFSKLFLNRGFKDNLTKMGLINLINQAVNDSRIHIGHIEILSNSSLFEVEKRFRKKILIGMSRINHLGRPINIEIKN from the coding sequence ATGAAAAAAACATTTAAAGAATACAATTTTTTTAACAGTAGTATCCTTAAAGCTTTGGAAAAAATTGGATTTCAATACCCTACTCCTATACAGGAAAAAATTATTCCATTATTATTATCCTTAGGAGAAGAAGAAGAAAGAGATGTTATAGCATTATCTCAAACAGGAACTGGAAAAACTGCAGCTTTTGGATTGCCAATTATACAAAAAATAGATTACAATATAACTAATCCTCAAGCTTTTGTTTTATGTCCCACTAGAGAGCTTTGTATACAGATTACTCGTGATCTATGTCGTTTTTCTAAGTTTTTATCATCAATTAAAATTATTTCTCTATATGGTGGAGTAAATATAGATTCTCAAATTAAATTATTAAAAAATAAAACACATATTATAATAGGAACTCCTGGTAGAGTTATTGATTTGATAAAAAGAAAAGAATTGCATCTTGCAAAGATTAAATATTTAATTCTTGATGAAGCTGATGAAATGTTAAATATGGGGTTCAAAGAGGAATTAGATTACATAATAAAAATGTTGCCAAAAAAGAGACAAAGTCTTCTTTTTTCAGCTACAATGTCTAAATATATGAACGTCATTGCACATACCTATTTAACAGATCCTTTAGAAATAATTACAGGAAAAAAAAATATTGGAGCAGATGATGTAAAACATATATATTATATGGTTAATCATATAAGTAAAAAGTATTTAGCTCTCAAAAGAATTGTAGATATCAATCCTGGTATTTATGGAATTATATTTTGTAGTACAAAGAAAGAAACTAAAGAAATAGCTGAATATCTAATTAAAGATGGTTATAATGCTGATGCTTTATACGGAGATCTTTCACAAACACAACGTGAATTAGTAATGAATAAATTCAGAAATAAAAATTTACAATTTTTAGTTGCAACGGATGTTGCTGCTCGTGGAATAGATATTCATAATATAACTCACGTAATTAATTATAACCTTCCAAAAGAAAGCGATATTTATGTGCATAGAAGTGGTAGAACTGGAAGAGCCGGAAAATCAGGAATTTCCATATCTATAATACAAACTAAAGAAAGTAAAAATTTAAAAGAATTTGAAAGAAAAATAGGAAAAAATTTCGACCGTATTATGGTTCCTAGTGGAAAAGAAATATGTGAAAAGCAACTTTTCTATTTTATAGAAAAAGTAAAAAAGGTAGTTGTAGATGAAAAACTAATAAATAATTTTCTTCCTGGAATACAAAAAAATTTAGAATTCTTTGATAAAGAGGAATTAATAAAACGTTTTTCTTGGATTGAGTTTAATCGATTTATAAATTATTATAAAAATTCTAAGGATATAAATCCTATTCACAATAATAGGAATAATAATTTTAGGAATAATAATTTTAGGAAAAAAATTCTATCCAGGTCCAAAAAATTCAAAAAAGAATCTTTTTCAAAATTATTTTTGAATAGAGGATTCAAAGATAATTTGACAAAAATGGGATTAATTAATTTGATTAATCAAGCTGTTAATGATTCACGTATCCATATTGGACATATAGAAATTTTATCGAATTCTTCTTTGTTTGAAGTAGAAAAACGTTTTAGAAAAAAAATATTAATAGGTATGAGCAGAATAAATCACCTAGGAAGACCTATTAATATAGAAATTAAAAATTAA
- a CDS encoding bifunctional folylpolyglutamate synthase/dihydrofolate synthase yields MNYLETVQWIFERLPIYQTSGLKSYKPGLKRIENFCFHLGNPQNHFKSIHVGGTNGKGSTVHMLSSILQEEKYKIGLFTSPHLIDFRERITCNGILIEKDFIVDFIKKNQQFIEKEKISFFEMNTALAFQYFKEIKVNIAIIEVGLGGRLDSTNLIIPEISVITNVSIDHTEILGNSKLKIASEKAGIIKKNVSVIIGRKISKDIKILFLKEALKKNAPIYFSIKKKEDFKYKIPFEADYQDLNKNIVLTTVNILHDRKNIVISNQSIKKGLQNVIKNTHLKGRWQILQKNYPKIICDIAHNEEGICMINHQLKKESYNKLHLVLGFVKEKKVEKLLKYFPIQSFYYFCQPKIERKFPICDLKILVYQIFQDRRKINFFHSVKNAFFSAKRTASKNDLILISGSTFVVSEVLILI; encoded by the coding sequence TTGAATTATTTAGAAACTGTACAATGGATTTTTGAACGTCTTCCAATTTATCAAACATCAGGATTGAAATCATATAAACCAGGTCTAAAAAGAATAGAAAATTTTTGTTTTCATTTAGGGAATCCTCAAAATCATTTTAAAAGTATTCATGTGGGTGGAACAAATGGGAAAGGATCTACAGTTCATATGTTATCTTCTATTCTACAAGAAGAAAAATATAAAATTGGATTATTTACTTCTCCTCATTTAATAGATTTCAGAGAGAGAATTACCTGTAATGGAATTTTAATAGAAAAAGATTTTATTGTTGATTTCATTAAAAAAAATCAACAATTTATAGAAAAAGAAAAAATTTCATTTTTTGAAATGAATACAGCTTTAGCTTTTCAATATTTTAAAGAAATAAAAGTTAATATCGCAATTATTGAAGTTGGATTGGGAGGAAGATTAGATTCTACTAATCTTATTATTCCAGAAATATCTGTAATAACAAATGTTAGCATAGATCATACAGAAATACTTGGAAATAGTAAATTAAAAATTGCATCAGAAAAAGCAGGAATAATCAAAAAAAACGTATCAGTAATAATAGGAAGAAAAATATCAAAGGATATAAAAATTCTTTTTCTTAAAGAAGCTTTGAAAAAAAATGCACCTATTTATTTTTCTATAAAAAAAAAGGAAGATTTCAAATACAAAATTCCTTTTGAAGCAGATTATCAAGATTTAAATAAAAATATTGTATTAACAACTGTAAATATTCTACATGATAGAAAAAATATTGTTATATCTAATCAATCTATAAAAAAAGGTTTACAAAATGTAATAAAGAATACACATTTGAAAGGTCGTTGGCAAATTTTACAAAAAAATTATCCAAAAATTATTTGCGATATAGCTCATAATGAAGAGGGTATTTGTATGATTAATCATCAACTGAAAAAAGAATCTTATAATAAATTGCATTTAGTTTTAGGTTTCGTTAAAGAGAAAAAAGTAGAAAAATTATTAAAATATTTTCCTATTCAATCTTTTTATTATTTTTGCCAACCTAAAATTGAAAGAAAATTTCCCATTTGTGATTTGAAAATATTGGTTTATCAAATATTTCAAGATCGTAGGAAAATAAATTTTTTTCATTCTGTAAAAAATGCTTTTTTTTCTGCTAAAAGAACAGCATCAAAAAATGATTTAATTTTAATTAGTGGAAGCACTTTTGTTGTTTCTGAAGTATTAATATTAATATAA
- the gcvT gene encoding glycine cleavage system aminomethyltransferase GcvT: MTENNLKKTILYKNHLILGAKMVDYSGFYMPLQYTSSLREHISVRNKAGIFDVSHMGKFILNGKNSMNLIQYLTINDLSKINIGQAQYNCFINENGGIIDDLVIYKISEKKLLLIVNAANIEKNKKWINYHIKKNCYSDIEFLDFSQEYSLLAIQGPYSLSYIQKLTNVSLHKIPFYHFEIGDFAGIKKVFISCTGYTGSKGVEIYVSNKHVEKIWNKIIEINEMIPCGIASRDSLRLEMGYRLYGQDLCEKITPIEAGLSWITKFEKKFIAKDILQIQKIKGNHKKFISFLVEEKGKIPRTGYSLTDKYNNVIGNVTSGTFSPILKKGIGLGYLWDNHQKISPLFISIRGKRISIKIVKLPFIEVNNN, encoded by the coding sequence ATGACGGAAAATAATTTAAAAAAAACAATTTTATATAAAAACCACCTAATTTTAGGTGCTAAAATGGTAGATTATTCTGGATTTTATATGCCTCTTCAATACACTTCTTCTTTAAGAGAACATATTTCAGTAAGAAATAAAGCTGGTATTTTTGATGTAAGTCATATGGGAAAATTTATTTTAAATGGAAAAAATTCCATGAATCTTATTCAGTATTTAACTATAAACGATTTATCCAAAATAAATATAGGACAAGCTCAGTATAATTGCTTTATTAATGAAAATGGAGGTATTATAGATGATTTAGTAATTTATAAAATTTCTGAAAAAAAACTATTGCTTATAGTTAATGCAGCTAATATTGAAAAAAATAAAAAATGGATAAATTATCATATTAAAAAAAATTGTTATTCTGATATCGAGTTTCTTGATTTTTCTCAAGAGTATTCTTTATTAGCAATTCAAGGTCCATATTCATTATCTTATATTCAAAAATTAACTAATGTTTCACTACATAAAATTCCTTTTTATCATTTTGAAATAGGTGATTTTGCAGGAATAAAAAAAGTATTTATCTCTTGTACAGGATATACAGGATCTAAGGGAGTTGAAATTTATGTTTCTAATAAACATGTAGAAAAAATATGGAATAAAATTATAGAAATAAATGAAATGATTCCATGTGGAATAGCAAGCAGAGATTCATTAAGGTTAGAAATGGGATATCGTTTATATGGACAAGATCTTTGTGAAAAGATAACTCCTATAGAAGCTGGATTGTCTTGGATTACTAAATTTGAAAAAAAATTTATAGCAAAAGATATATTGCAAATACAAAAAATAAAAGGAAATCATAAGAAATTTATATCTTTTCTTGTGGAAGAAAAAGGAAAAATTCCAAGAACAGGGTATTCATTAACGGATAAATATAACAATGTTATTGGAAATGTTACTTCTGGTACTTTTTCTCCAATTTTAAAAAAAGGAATAGGATTAGGGTATTTATGGGATAATCATCAAAAAATAAGTCCCTTATTTATTTCAATAAGAGGGAAAAGAATATCTATTAAAATAGTAAAATTGCCTTTTATCGAAGTCAATAATAATTAA